The Anaerolineae bacterium genome window below encodes:
- a CDS encoding O-antigen ligase family protein translates to MRGILSWLLGLEWLVVGAVAPLLLFPTIRLRWTAIALAVLVVWWLLRWVVRRESWPPTPFNGALLLFALMIPVGVWASPAWEVTLPDMVRVVLGLITFRVVAMTASSRHGLMLAVMVFCLLGVALIGIGVLGVQWSAKVPVLWELSQRIPRLITTIPEDQGTPGVNPNHLAGVLALYFPLALALIFGWRFSRRAVLGPLFGLIGSLLFLALVAGTLLLTQSRSGWIGGAAGVLTLISLTSLTARRRWIRWLGGALPVLVALEMIGAVLYLGPQTLRNSLLGTDATNPMVEMVGDITLVGRVEIWSRALYAIQDFPFTGCGLGAFRRVVPVLYPLFTVPPDTDIGHAHNIFLQTALDLGIPGLIAYLAILIVALTICWQVALASTSAADGGRWVRALALGLAAGLVALHVYGLTDALALGSKPAVAFWYALGLVAALGRVHLERDSL, encoded by the coding sequence ATGAGAGGCATACTGTCCTGGCTATTGGGCTTGGAGTGGTTGGTAGTGGGCGCAGTGGCGCCGCTTTTGCTTTTCCCCACCATTCGTCTGCGCTGGACGGCGATTGCGCTGGCGGTGTTAGTAGTGTGGTGGCTTCTACGCTGGGTAGTGCGACGGGAGTCTTGGCCTCCTACCCCTTTCAACGGCGCGCTTTTGCTCTTCGCCCTGATGATCCCGGTGGGGGTCTGGGCCTCCCCAGCATGGGAAGTAACCCTTCCGGATATGGTGCGGGTAGTGTTGGGGTTGATCACTTTCCGTGTGGTGGCGATGACAGCCAGCAGTCGGCATGGGTTGATGCTGGCAGTGATGGTCTTTTGCCTGCTCGGCGTCGCTCTGATTGGGATCGGAGTTCTGGGTGTTCAGTGGTCTGCTAAGGTGCCAGTTTTGTGGGAATTGAGCCAGCGCATTCCTCGTCTGATCACCACCATCCCTGAGGACCAAGGGACGCCTGGGGTGAATCCCAATCATCTGGCCGGCGTGCTCGCGTTATACTTCCCGCTGGCCCTGGCGTTGATCTTTGGGTGGCGCTTCTCCCGCCGCGCCGTCCTGGGGCCTCTGTTCGGCCTGATCGGAAGTTTGCTCTTCCTAGCCCTGGTGGCTGGGACCCTTCTCCTCACCCAATCCCGCAGCGGCTGGATTGGCGGGGCGGCGGGGGTCCTGACCTTGATCTCGTTGACCAGCCTCACCGCTCGGCGCCGATGGATTCGCTGGCTGGGGGGCGCACTGCCTGTCTTGGTGGCCTTGGAGATGATCGGGGCTGTCCTCTATCTAGGCCCTCAGACGTTGAGGAATAGCCTTCTTGGGACGGATGCCACCAATCCGATGGTAGAAATGGTGGGGGATATCACTCTGGTGGGGCGAGTGGAGATATGGAGCCGAGCGCTCTACGCAATTCAGGATTTCCCCTTCACCGGCTGTGGGCTGGGCGCCTTCCGGCGAGTTGTACCCGTTCTCTATCCGTTGTTCACCGTTCCGCCGGATACAGATATCGGCCATGCCCACAACATTTTCCTGCAAACAGCGTTGGATCTGGGTATTCCGGGGCTGATTGCGTATCTAGCGATTCTGATAGTAGCGCTAACCATCTGTTGGCAAGTAGCCCTTGCTTCAACCTCTGCCGCTGATGGCGGGAGATGGGTGAGAGCTCTCGCTCTGGGCCTAGCGGCAGGCCTAGTGGCCCTGCACGTTTATGGTCTCACCGACGCGCTGGCCCTAGGCTCTAAGCCTGCTGTGGCCTTTTGGTATGCCCTGGGGTTGGTGGCGGCGTTGGGGCGAGTCCATCTGGAGAGGGACTCTCTATGA
- a CDS encoding sortase — MSQFAEIVTPHPRVCPFLTRVGSSGHPVLQPDVSHRCALADVDAPLRRDVQVRYCLGGRYTLCPAFAAQAAAAATVPPAPLRGLRALALLVITMPLLVMSLLAWHGQERFRGVLSAATVSPVRTTASAADVSEASTAAWTLAISPAPMATAASSPLTYSVAHRVVSTLEPMVTVEATAEISFMALGSVPTPSLRPQVARSVDARDVEPSRGLRLPRGAEHPPDRIVAASIGLDAPVVPVRRRLIKEAEGVTEIWEVADDAAGWHEGSALPGQPGNIVLSGHHNIQGQVFRGVERLRPGDEVVLYADGQAFRYVVELKVIVKEKGEPPEVRQENARWIGPFPDERLTLVTCWPYTSNTHRVIVVARPAGMPVPVDRPVPPAVGPSG, encoded by the coding sequence ATGAGCCAATTCGCCGAGATAGTCACACCTCATCCCCGGGTCTGCCCCTTCCTGACCCGAGTAGGATCGTCGGGCCATCCTGTCCTGCAGCCGGATGTGAGTCATCGCTGCGCATTGGCCGATGTGGACGCCCCGCTGCGACGAGACGTTCAAGTACGGTATTGTCTGGGCGGGCGGTATACTCTCTGCCCGGCCTTCGCAGCCCAAGCTGCGGCCGCGGCGACCGTCCCTCCGGCTCCGCTGCGCGGGCTGCGCGCTTTGGCCCTTCTGGTGATCACGATGCCGCTGCTTGTGATGAGTTTACTGGCCTGGCACGGCCAAGAGCGCTTTCGGGGCGTCCTGTCCGCAGCTACTGTATCTCCTGTTCGGACGACGGCCTCGGCAGCGGATGTGTCGGAAGCGAGCACCGCCGCTTGGACACTTGCTATCTCGCCAGCCCCCATGGCGACGGCCGCCTCATCGCCTTTGACCTATTCTGTGGCCCATCGTGTCGTGTCCACCCTCGAGCCCATGGTGACCGTGGAGGCGACGGCAGAGATCAGCTTTATGGCGCTGGGATCTGTTCCCACCCCGTCGCTACGGCCTCAAGTAGCGCGTTCGGTGGACGCAAGGGATGTGGAGCCATCGCGCGGGTTGCGCTTGCCTCGGGGAGCGGAGCATCCACCGGATCGGATCGTCGCCGCCAGCATTGGGCTGGACGCGCCGGTAGTTCCCGTCCGGCGGAGGCTGATAAAGGAAGCTGAAGGGGTGACCGAGATATGGGAGGTAGCAGACGATGCAGCTGGATGGCATGAAGGCTCGGCGTTGCCGGGTCAGCCTGGCAACATTGTGCTGTCTGGGCATCACAACATTCAGGGGCAGGTCTTTCGTGGGGTGGAGCGGTTGAGGCCTGGCGATGAGGTGGTGTTGTATGCGGATGGACAGGCATTTCGCTATGTGGTTGAGCTTAAGGTGATCGTCAAGGAGAAAGGAGAGCCGCCCGAAGTGCGACAGGAGAACGCCCGTTGGATCGGCCCCTTCCCCGATGAGCGCTTGACTTTGGTGACGTGCTGGCCGTACACCAGCAATACACATCGGGTGATCGTGGTAGCTCGGCCGGCCGGCATGCCAGTACCAGTGGATCGTCCGGTGCCGCCGGCAGTGGGGCCATCGGGGTGA